The Bacteroidales bacterium sequence CAAATAAAAAAAGTAAATTGAATATCGAACACCGATTAACGAATAATGATATTAGAAGTTAATTAAGTATGAATAAATATGATTTACCTGCTTACACGTAGCTGTTTCGGCAAAGGCAGGGAAGAACGATTGATTTAATTTTCTGTTTTTGTAAAGAGTATTAAAACTGCACAAAAGAATCTGAATCAATGAAAAAATCATTATTCCTAAATAAATCAAAAATCGGTGTTCGGTGTTCGATATTCAAGGAAAGCAGATTAAACATTCATAACCAAAGACACATTGTAGATTTAATTTGGACACACAAAGAATAAGCTAAATAAAAAATATAAATAGCTAAATATCAGATTAATATAAATATATGGAAAAAGAAAAATACACCTATACAGAAAAACAAAAACTTGCTGCCCGATTTGCAAAAGCTATGGGACATCCTGTAAGAATATATATATTAGAATTATTATCAAAACAGTCTTGTTGTTACAGCGGTGATTTATCAGAAGTATTACCTATTGCTAAATCAACACTTTCGCAACATCTGAAAGAATTAAAAAATGCAGGTTTAATTCAAGGTGAAATTGAGCCGCCTAAAATTAGATACTGTCTTAATAAAGAAAATTGGAAATTTGCTCAAAATCTTTTTAAAAAACTTTTAGATATATAAAATTTTTTATACTTTAGTTCGTAGTTTTACGAAATACGAATAATAATTAAAATTTATGAAAATGGAAATAAAAATTCTCGGGACAGGTTGCCCAAAGTGTAAAGTACTTGAAAAGCTCACAAGAGAAGTAGTTGCTGAAATAGGCATAGAAGCAAATATCTCAAAAGTTGAAGATATCATACAAATAATGAATTACAGTGTGGTTTCTACCCCGGCACTTGTAATTGACGAAAAAGTGGTGTTAAAAGGATATGTTCCATCTGCAAAAGAAATTAAAAAATTATTAACCAACTAAATTTTATTAATAATGAAAAAAATACCAAATATTTTATTCGTACTAATTTTCACTTTGAATGCAGCAGCGTGTAATAGCTTACAAAGCAATGAAAATTTATCCAACGATGATGATACATCGAAAGTTAAAAATATTGAAGTTTATTATTTTCACGGAACACGAAGATGTGCTACTTGTATTGCTGTTGGAGAAGTGTCAGGTGAATTAGTTAAAAGCAAATATGAAAATAATCCAAATGTGAAATTTATTGAAATCAATATTGATGAAAAAGGAAATGAAGAATTAGCAGAAAAATTTCAGGTTTCAGGCTCAGGATTATATGTATATAATGGAAAAGATATTGAAAATGTTACAGCATTTGCTTTTCAATATGCTCGAACAAATCCCGATAAATTAGAAAACAAGTTAATTGAGCTTATAAATAAGAATTTGTAAATAAATGGAATTTCTTCAAAATTGGTTCGGAAGTTCTCAATTGCCGTTTTTGTCAGCACTAATATTAGGATTAATGACTGCAATCAGTCCATGTCCATTGGCAACAAACATAACAGCAATTGCATTTATAGGGAAAGACATAAATAACAAACAAAAAGTTTTTACTAATGGCTTGATTTATACACTCGGACGAGCTATAACTTATACAGGATTAGGTCTGATTTTTTATTTCGGTGCAAGTCAGTTTCATATTTCCGGTTTTGTTCAAAAATGGGGAGAGAAACTTTTAGGTCCAATATTAATAATAATCGGATTGTTTATGATTGATATTATAAAAATTAATTTTCCCGGATTTAAAAAACTCACTAAGAAAATGGAACAAAAAAGTCAATCTGGCTTTTTGGGAGTATTGTTGTTAGGTATTGTCTTTGCTCTTGCTTTTTGTCCTTATAGCGGAGTATTATATTTCGGAATGTTAATACCAATAACAATTACAAGTGCATCAGGACTTTATTTGCCTTTGATTTTTGCTTTGGGAACGGGTTTACCTGTGATTATTTTTGCATGGTTTATTGCTTACACAGTTGGTGGAGTGGGTGGTGTTTATAATAAAGTCAAAATATTTGAGATATGGTTTCGCAGGCTTGTTTCCATAATTTTTATTGTAGTAGGATTATATTATTCAATAATCTATTTTTTATAAAAATTTTTAACTTTTTAGTTCGTAAATTTACGAAATGATAAAAAAAACAATAAATAAATTTAAAATTAAATAATTATGAGATTTCTATCAGAAAACTTTCCTGAATTTACAGAAATGTTCGATAATCTTGATAAGATATACGAACAAAAAAGAATGATTGATGAAAAAACTTATCAGTTTATTTGTCTTGCTCTTGCAATAAAAGCTCGTTCGGCTCCTTGTGTAAAAAAACATTTTCACGGAGCAATTCAAGCAGGTGCAATACCAAAAGAAATTGCTTATATCATTGCCCTAACTATCAGAGAAAGTGCAGGTAATGATGATTGCTGGGTGCATGATATATTAGGAGATGTCAGGGAACTTCTAAAACCAAATGTGAAATGTTGTGAAAAATAAACAATTATAATTATCTGTAAAATGGAATGGAAAAAAGAACTTAAAATTTTTGTTTGGCTCTTGGGCTTTTTCTTATTTGCTTATTTCATGCCAATCGGTACAGAAAGATTTAACAATGCCCTTTTAGAAGCATTTGAACTTTCAAAATGGTATGCACGGGAACATGTATTATTTTGTCTTGTTCCTGCATTTTTTATTGCCGGTGTAATAGCTGTTTTTGTAAGTCAGGGGGCAGTTATTAAATATTTTGGTGCAAAAGCAAAAAAATGGAAAGCATATCTTATTGCTTCACTATCAGGGACAATACTTGCAGTTTGCAGTTGCACAATTTTACCATTATTTTCAAGTATTCACAAACGTGGAGCAGGATTAGGTCCCGCTATAACGTTTTTATATTCAGGTCCTGCAATTAATATTCTGGCAATAATTCTCACTGCACGAATATTAGGATTTGAACTTGGTATAGCCCGAATTATTGGAGCGGTAATTTTTAGCGTTGTAATCGGTATAATTATGTCCTTAATATATCGTAAAGAAGAAAAAGAACGTGCTGACAAAATGGATTTTCCTGATGTTAAGGAAGAACGTCCGTTGTGGCAAACTTCATATCATTTTTTTGTATTGATATTTATTCTTGTATTTGCAAATTGGGGCAAACCCAATACTAACGAGGGATTTATGTTTTGGCTTTGGTCGTACAAATGGCAGATTACTGCATTTTTCGGATTAATGTTTATTTATTCCCTGATAAAAATCCTGAAAATGAAACCTTTGTATGTTATATTTGCTGCAATTCCGGTTATAGCAATAGCCTTTATTATTCCTACACAGCCTTTAATCCCATTTGTGATTGCAGTTATTGGATTAACAATTCTTACAATAATTACACCCGGCGAACCGCAAGATTGGTTAAGAGAAAGTTGGGGCTTTACAAAACAAATAATGCCTTTGCTTGCTGCCGGAGTTTTAATTGCCGGACTATTGCTCGGCACAGTTGACGGCGAAGGTATTATACCAAGTGAATGGGTTTCATCTCTAGTGGGTGGAAATTCAGTCTTTTCAAACTTTTTCGCATCCATTTTCGGGGCGTTTATGTATTTTGCTACTCTTACTGAAATACCAATAATTCAAGGCTTGCTAAACAACGGAATGGGACAAGGTCCGGCACTTGCATTGCTTTTGGCAGGTCCTGCACTATCATTACCTAACATGCTGGTTATCCGTAGTGTAATCGGAACACAAAAAACTATTGTTTATGTAATATTGGTTTCAATTATGGCAACAATCAGCGGGTTGATTTATGGAGCAATTGTTTAAAAAATAGGAAAAGTTAAATCGTGGATTTTGGCATTTTAGTATATCTTTACATTATCAACTAAAGGGAATCTCTAAAAATGTAAAGTTTAAGGCATAAGAAATTTTACGCAGTCCCGATTGTGTTTTTTGTTGGTTTTTAAAATAAAAACCTTACAAAAACTACTTCGGGATGAGGATTTTAAAATTTTGCAATAACGCCGAAGTTTGCATTTTTAGAGGTTCCCTAAATTCATAAAAACAATGAATAATAAGTATAAAGAGATTATAAATCAGGCATGGGATGAGCGTGGTTTGTTAAAAAATACAAAAACACAGGAAACTATCAGGGAAATAATTGAACTTCTTGATAAAGGTAAAATAAGAATAGCTGAACCATTGTCAAACGGTTGGAAAGTAAACGAATGGATAAAAAAAGCAGTTATTTTATATTTCCCTATACAAAAAATGGAAACTTCAGAAATTGGTCCCTTTGAATTTTTTGATAAAATACCTTTAAAAAAGGGATATAAAAAGCTTGGGATTAGGGTTGTTCCACATGCGATAGCCCGTTATGGCTCATATATCTCAAAAGGAGTTATTATGATGCCGTCATATATAAATATTGGTGCTTATGTTGACGAAGGAACAATGATAGACACTTGGGCAACTGTTGGTTCATGTGCACAGATAGGAAAAAATGTACATATAAGCGGTGGTGTTGGAATTGGAGGAGTGCTCGAACCTGTTCAGGCTTCTCCTGTTATTATTGAAGATAATTGTTTTATAGGGTCAAGATGTATAATTGTTGAAGGTGTACATATTGAAAAGGAGGCTGTTCTCGGTGCAAATGTTGTGATAACAAAATCAACAAAAATTATTGATGTAACACAAAACAAATCAATTGAATACAAAGGAGTTGTTCCTGCACGGTCTGTAGTAATACCAGGTTCATATACAAAAAAATTTCCCGGGGGTAATTTTCAGGTTCCATGTGCTTTGATTATAGGACAACGCAAACAGTCAACCGATATAAAAACATCATTAAACAATGCATTAAGAGAATATGATGTTGCGGTATAAAATTAATTGTTTTTATGAATGAGTTGTACAGCATTTTGAGAAATGACTACCATTGAAGAAAAATATAAAGAATTTCATAATATACCATTCCCAAAAGGATTGAGTGGAGAAGAAATATTGGGAATTGATTTGGTTATGCTTGATGCTGACTCATCTGGACTTTTACAGAAATATATTGAATACAAAGGAAAGCTTACAAAATCTGACTTTGAATTACTTGAAAGACTTAATCTTGAATTAAAATCTGTAACAAAAGAATTAAAAGGAATTGGACGAACTTACTTTTCGATTTTATGGAATTTATCGAACCAAGTCGTTTCAGAGTTAAATCATTCAAATAGATTTTTGAAAAACAAGAAAGGCGAAAAACTTCATAAAAAGTGGAAAAAGGACTTCAAAATAATTAGAGAAATTTTAAATGATTGGGACCCACTTGGTATTGAAGATATGGTGGACGATGAATATGATGCTATAAACTTTT is a genomic window containing:
- a CDS encoding winged helix-turn-helix transcriptional regulator — protein: MEKEKYTYTEKQKLAARFAKAMGHPVRIYILELLSKQSCCYSGDLSEVLPIAKSTLSQHLKELKNAGLIQGEIEPPKIRYCLNKENWKFAQNLFKKLLDI
- a CDS encoding TM0996/MTH895 family glutaredoxin-like protein, with product MEIKILGTGCPKCKVLEKLTREVVAEIGIEANISKVEDIIQIMNYSVVSTPALVIDEKVVLKGYVPSAKEIKKLLTN
- a CDS encoding sulfite exporter TauE/SafE family protein encodes the protein MEFLQNWFGSSQLPFLSALILGLMTAISPCPLATNITAIAFIGKDINNKQKVFTNGLIYTLGRAITYTGLGLIFYFGASQFHISGFVQKWGEKLLGPILIIIGLFMIDIIKINFPGFKKLTKKMEQKSQSGFLGVLLLGIVFALAFCPYSGVLYFGMLIPITITSASGLYLPLIFALGTGLPVIIFAWFIAYTVGGVGGVYNKVKIFEIWFRRLVSIIFIVVGLYYSIIYFL
- a CDS encoding carboxymuconolactone decarboxylase family protein, with protein sequence MRFLSENFPEFTEMFDNLDKIYEQKRMIDEKTYQFICLALAIKARSAPCVKKHFHGAIQAGAIPKEIAYIIALTIRESAGNDDCWVHDILGDVRELLKPNVKCCEK
- a CDS encoding permease encodes the protein MEWKKELKIFVWLLGFFLFAYFMPIGTERFNNALLEAFELSKWYAREHVLFCLVPAFFIAGVIAVFVSQGAVIKYFGAKAKKWKAYLIASLSGTILAVCSCTILPLFSSIHKRGAGLGPAITFLYSGPAINILAIILTARILGFELGIARIIGAVIFSVVIGIIMSLIYRKEEKERADKMDFPDVKEERPLWQTSYHFFVLIFILVFANWGKPNTNEGFMFWLWSYKWQITAFFGLMFIYSLIKILKMKPLYVIFAAIPVIAIAFIIPTQPLIPFVIAVIGLTILTIITPGEPQDWLRESWGFTKQIMPLLAAGVLIAGLLLGTVDGEGIIPSEWVSSLVGGNSVFSNFFASIFGAFMYFATLTEIPIIQGLLNNGMGQGPALALLLAGPALSLPNMLVIRSVIGTQKTIVYVILVSIMATISGLIYGAIV
- a CDS encoding 2,3,4,5-tetrahydropyridine-2,6-dicarboxylate N-succinyltransferase codes for the protein MNNKYKEIINQAWDERGLLKNTKTQETIREIIELLDKGKIRIAEPLSNGWKVNEWIKKAVILYFPIQKMETSEIGPFEFFDKIPLKKGYKKLGIRVVPHAIARYGSYISKGVIMMPSYINIGAYVDEGTMIDTWATVGSCAQIGKNVHISGGVGIGGVLEPVQASPVIIEDNCFIGSRCIIVEGVHIEKEAVLGANVVITKSTKIIDVTQNKSIEYKGVVPARSVVIPGSYTKKFPGGNFQVPCALIIGQRKQSTDIKTSLNNALREYDVAV